In the genome of Microbacterium endophyticum, one region contains:
- a CDS encoding ABC transporter ATP-binding protein, with protein MTDAMVSVRELDVSFGSTQVLHKLSFDVARGRTVGVVGESGSGKSTLAKVLVGTVTPEGGEVSVDSIDVNHISRTQRGAFAYRRRVQMIPQDPFSSLSPRRTIGQTLAEALDPIHASVKRFNDQIAFWLERVGLSAEMMSRYPHEFSGGQRQRVAIARSLILEPSFVIADEITSALDVSVQAQILDMIAEIKEDMGLTMMFISHNLAVVQNVSDEVIVLYRGEIVEAGPVEQVYAAPQHWYTRKLLDADPGAPGFRL; from the coding sequence ATGACCGATGCCATGGTGAGTGTCCGCGAGCTCGACGTCTCGTTCGGTTCGACGCAAGTTCTCCACAAGCTGTCTTTTGATGTCGCTCGCGGGAGAACCGTCGGAGTTGTCGGGGAGTCCGGTTCGGGCAAGTCGACACTTGCCAAGGTACTTGTTGGCACCGTCACGCCCGAAGGCGGCGAAGTGTCGGTCGATTCGATCGACGTTAACCACATAAGTCGCACCCAGCGGGGTGCGTTCGCCTACCGGCGCCGCGTACAAATGATCCCTCAGGATCCATTTTCTTCGCTTTCGCCGCGTCGCACCATCGGACAGACCCTGGCCGAAGCCCTCGACCCGATCCACGCGAGCGTCAAGCGATTCAACGATCAGATTGCGTTTTGGCTCGAGAGAGTCGGACTCTCAGCAGAAATGATGAGTCGGTATCCGCATGAGTTCTCTGGCGGGCAACGCCAGCGTGTCGCGATCGCTCGAAGCTTGATCCTAGAGCCCTCGTTCGTCATCGCAGACGAGATCACCTCGGCACTTGACGTATCAGTGCAGGCCCAGATTCTCGACATGATTGCCGAGATCAAGGAAGACATGGGGTTGACGATGATGTTCATCTCGCACAACCTGGCGGTTGTGCAAAATGTCAGCGATGAGGTCATCGTGCTCTACCGCGGTGAGATCGTCGAGGCCGGCCCCGTCGAGCAGGTTTACGCTGCTCCACAGCACTGGTACACGCGAAAGCTGCTCGATGCCGATCCTGGCGCGCCAGGTTTCCGGCTCTAG
- a CDS encoding amidohydrolase family protein yields MARLPTSPRADSHYRLVGATLFDGTSADPLADAEVEVARGRIVYVGRRRRRDPAGVTAIDVSGGYLTPGFIDTHVHLSMSTDVPTEQQRSWFPEEHVIAALGNLHATVDAGVTTARDLSGLTPGYRSSIAAGSIIGPRLHLAIAMLSPTGGHADPVMANGSLPLWAERATTPGWAVVDTIDDVVKSVRALVRTGADVIKVCTSGGMSSPHDDPADRGLPLEHVAAIVAELGGRQGQPVAAHAQNDAGAQAAVLGGATSIEHGYDLSESTVASMIERGTFLVPTLSTLLRTGWSAAEEDPRRARAITSIRDALSAGVRVALGTDAGIHTHGRNLVELSHLVRAGLSPLEALRAGTLGGAELMGLDGDVGSIEVGKVADLVLIKTDPMSDIAALGDPRSIRLVVQAGRAVKDVDDLYPSFDALT; encoded by the coding sequence ATGGCCCGCCTACCCACGAGTCCTCGCGCTGATAGTCACTATCGTCTCGTCGGGGCCACACTCTTCGATGGCACGTCAGCCGACCCACTCGCTGATGCCGAGGTCGAGGTCGCCCGCGGACGAATTGTCTACGTCGGCAGGCGCCGCCGCCGCGACCCGGCTGGTGTCACCGCGATCGATGTCAGCGGCGGCTATCTTACGCCTGGGTTTATCGACACTCATGTGCACCTCAGCATGAGCACGGACGTTCCCACCGAGCAGCAACGATCGTGGTTCCCCGAAGAGCACGTCATCGCAGCGCTGGGAAATCTTCATGCCACGGTCGATGCGGGTGTCACGACTGCACGAGATTTGAGTGGGCTCACTCCGGGCTACCGCTCGAGTATCGCTGCGGGCAGTATTATCGGGCCCCGCCTGCACCTCGCCATCGCTATGCTCTCGCCGACGGGAGGCCATGCCGATCCAGTGATGGCGAATGGTTCGCTCCCGCTCTGGGCAGAACGGGCCACTACTCCGGGTTGGGCCGTCGTGGACACGATCGACGATGTCGTGAAGTCAGTGCGCGCGCTCGTGCGCACTGGTGCAGACGTCATAAAAGTATGCACATCCGGCGGAATGAGCTCTCCTCATGATGATCCGGCCGATCGAGGACTCCCCCTAGAGCACGTTGCAGCGATCGTGGCCGAACTCGGCGGTCGCCAAGGTCAACCGGTTGCGGCGCACGCGCAGAATGACGCGGGTGCGCAGGCAGCTGTCCTCGGCGGCGCGACGAGCATCGAACACGGATACGACCTGTCCGAGAGCACCGTGGCGAGCATGATCGAACGCGGCACATTCCTCGTACCGACACTCAGCACGCTTCTGCGGACCGGATGGAGCGCGGCAGAAGAAGACCCGCGACGCGCACGCGCCATCACGTCGATTCGGGATGCGCTCAGCGCAGGGGTGCGAGTTGCCCTCGGGACGGATGCTGGCATCCACACGCACGGGAGAAATCTGGTTGAGCTCAGTCATCTCGTTCGGGCCGGGTTGAGTCCCCTAGAGGCCCTCCGCGCCGGAACGCTGGGCGGCGCCGAACTCATGGGACTCGATGGCGACGTGGGATCAATCGAGGTCGGAAAAGTGGCCGACCTCGTCCTCATCAAGACAGATCCGATGTCGGACATCGCGGCCCTCGGTGACCCGAGATCAATTCGACTAGTCGTGCAGGCCGGACGAGCGGTAAAAGACGTGGATGATCTCTACCCGAGTTTTGATGCGCTCACGTAG
- a CDS encoding alpha/beta fold hydrolase gives MHVVLVHGAGGSPASWSLVTPLLEAEGLTFSVADNPSQSLRDDVERVIEIIEAAGDDILLVGHSYGGAVISNAGRHERVRGLVYIAAFAPDQGESVQDIVTRYPAAEVESFMTRGPNGEWLWGDSPAAREALAWDVPAEVWDRREEDHRESADAIFTDLTGEPAWRDLPAWYLLATRDKHIRVEAQRDMAARAGAYVIEVESSHAVPHAAPARVLDVIVRALAAST, from the coding sequence ATGCACGTTGTTCTCGTTCACGGCGCCGGCGGCAGCCCCGCAAGCTGGTCACTCGTCACTCCGCTGCTCGAAGCGGAGGGTCTTACTTTTTCTGTTGCCGATAATCCCTCACAGTCCCTCCGAGACGATGTCGAGCGGGTCATCGAGATCATTGAAGCGGCAGGAGACGACATTCTTTTGGTGGGGCACTCTTATGGAGGGGCTGTCATTAGCAACGCTGGCCGCCACGAGAGAGTGCGCGGGCTGGTTTACATCGCCGCTTTCGCTCCCGATCAAGGGGAGTCAGTTCAAGATATCGTCACACGCTATCCGGCAGCTGAAGTCGAATCCTTCATGACCCGCGGGCCAAACGGCGAGTGGCTTTGGGGCGATAGTCCCGCTGCTCGAGAGGCGCTCGCATGGGACGTCCCCGCTGAAGTGTGGGATCGACGGGAAGAAGACCACCGGGAGTCGGCAGACGCCATCTTTACTGATCTCACCGGCGAACCTGCATGGCGTGATCTACCGGCGTGGTACCTGTTGGCGACGAGAGACAAGCACATTCGCGTCGAGGCTCAACGTGACATGGCGGCACGTGCCGGTGCGTACGTCATCGAGGTTGAATCGAGCCACGCTGTTCCCCACGCGGCTCCCGCACGTGTGCTCGACGTCATAGTGCGTGCGCTTGCCGCATCTACGTGA
- a CDS encoding amidohydrolase family protein — translation MIIDAYNTTQDVRGRSDYLTGARPGQQPPEYVPFDPQRILDRMDAANVDMAMVCSLAQRIENEFIIGLQSSHPERFIGFGQVLPQADDAIDQIRRLAEAGIRGLKLHPSMHGYHVADHGLLDPVFDACAEHGMVVLVNALDDAFCAPLAIEEIAKGHPDVPTIIAHMGAVWNVPEAIIVAERQPHVYLETSATLMADVKRAYARLGPSKILMGSEWPGSDFDLERFKIAKAVPDEADRALIEGENFARILGIETGQDQ, via the coding sequence GTGATCATTGACGCGTACAACACAACACAGGATGTTCGGGGACGCTCTGACTACCTCACGGGTGCGCGACCCGGCCAGCAGCCTCCCGAGTACGTGCCCTTTGATCCACAGCGGATTCTCGACCGGATGGACGCCGCGAACGTTGACATGGCGATGGTGTGCTCGCTTGCGCAACGTATCGAGAATGAATTCATTATCGGTCTGCAGTCATCCCATCCGGAACGCTTCATCGGATTCGGGCAGGTTCTACCGCAGGCAGATGATGCGATCGACCAGATTCGCCGCCTCGCGGAGGCAGGCATTCGAGGACTGAAGCTTCACCCGAGTATGCACGGGTATCACGTCGCTGATCACGGACTCTTGGATCCAGTGTTCGACGCGTGTGCAGAACACGGCATGGTCGTGCTCGTGAACGCTTTGGACGACGCGTTTTGTGCACCACTCGCTATTGAGGAGATCGCGAAAGGCCACCCAGACGTCCCGACGATCATCGCCCATATGGGCGCTGTCTGGAACGTTCCCGAAGCGATCATCGTTGCGGAGCGCCAACCGCACGTGTATCTAGAGACGTCGGCGACGCTGATGGCTGACGTCAAGCGTGCGTATGCGCGACTAGGCCCGTCGAAGATCCTTATGGGCTCGGAATGGCCAGGGTCTGACTTCGACCTCGAGCGGTTCAAGATTGCGAAGGCAGTGCCGGATGAGGCCGACCGCGCGCTCATCGAAGGCGAAAACTTCGCTCGTATCCTCGGTATCGAGACCGGTCAAGACCAGTGA
- a CDS encoding RidA family protein, translating into MTTPEDRVKELGLDIPDYSDPPFGRRYGRMKPFHRIGSLIELAGLTPENRVGDRLNPGVVSVDVSIEEGYAAARLTAIHTLGMIRLAVGSLNNVVSLSRALCFVVCPPGFEDLHLVSNGATDLLLDVFGDEVGSVGRASIGATALSRNNCFELWLSLEATPTS; encoded by the coding sequence ATGACGACACCAGAAGATCGCGTAAAAGAACTAGGGCTTGATATCCCCGATTACTCCGACCCGCCATTCGGGCGACGATACGGACGGATGAAGCCGTTCCATCGCATTGGTTCGCTCATTGAACTCGCGGGCCTCACCCCGGAGAACCGGGTCGGCGACCGGCTGAATCCCGGCGTGGTCAGCGTCGATGTCTCGATCGAGGAGGGCTACGCTGCGGCGCGCCTCACCGCAATTCATACCTTGGGCATGATCCGTTTGGCCGTTGGCTCGTTGAACAACGTCGTGAGCTTGTCGCGCGCCCTGTGTTTCGTCGTCTGCCCGCCGGGATTCGAGGACCTGCATCTTGTGTCGAACGGAGCGACCGATCTACTGCTCGACGTCTTCGGTGACGAAGTGGGCAGCGTCGGACGCGCATCGATCGGCGCAACCGCGCTGTCACGCAACAACTGCTTCGAACTGTGGCTGAGCCTCGAGGCGACTCCTACATCTTGA
- a CDS encoding ABC transporter ATP-binding protein, with protein MTIALSISDINVTLGHNHVLKGVTLDVRPGEFVTLLGASGSGKSTLLNVIAGLQRADSGHVLFDGLNVEDMPPQKRNVGVVFQSYALFPHMSIGENVAFPLRAARRPRKARQDVANEMLSLVQLSDMSDRSPASLSGGQRQRVALARALAADPGILLLDEPMAALDKQLREQMQVEITRIQRKVGITTVSVTHDQTEALTMSDRVAIMRDGLLVQVDSPEALYRRPVDEYVASFLGEANLLPTVDGKLIDETPSGAHDIAVIRPEDLALVTSDLPAPAWSIEGIVRLVSFQGTRYRLELLTSAGRKIVCSLPTTIDPASLSAGAVVRVACSDASHVHVIKAASSTESAVRAA; from the coding sequence ATGACGATCGCGCTCTCGATTTCAGACATCAATGTGACGCTTGGGCACAATCATGTGCTCAAAGGGGTCACTCTTGACGTGCGCCCAGGCGAATTTGTCACGCTCTTGGGCGCGAGTGGCTCGGGTAAGTCGACCTTGCTCAACGTGATTGCAGGGCTGCAACGTGCCGATTCCGGGCATGTTCTCTTCGATGGCCTCAATGTGGAAGACATGCCGCCGCAGAAACGCAATGTCGGGGTGGTTTTTCAGTCCTACGCGCTTTTTCCGCACATGTCGATCGGTGAAAACGTTGCATTCCCACTGCGGGCCGCACGGCGCCCGCGAAAGGCACGCCAAGATGTTGCGAACGAGATGCTGTCGCTTGTTCAGCTTTCAGACATGAGCGATCGATCGCCCGCATCGCTTTCGGGCGGTCAACGACAGCGGGTCGCACTTGCTCGCGCGCTCGCGGCCGATCCAGGCATCCTTCTGCTCGATGAGCCGATGGCCGCTCTCGATAAACAGCTTCGTGAACAGATGCAGGTTGAGATCACGCGCATTCAGCGAAAAGTTGGCATTACAACAGTCTCAGTGACCCATGATCAGACCGAAGCTTTGACGATGTCTGACCGTGTAGCGATTATGCGAGACGGGCTTCTCGTACAGGTTGACTCACCCGAAGCGCTTTATCGGCGCCCCGTGGATGAATATGTCGCGAGCTTTCTTGGCGAGGCAAATCTTCTGCCGACGGTGGATGGCAAACTCATCGACGAGACGCCCTCGGGCGCCCACGATATCGCGGTGATTCGTCCCGAAGACCTTGCCCTCGTGACTTCTGATCTGCCCGCCCCGGCCTGGTCTATCGAGGGCATCGTGCGATTGGTGAGTTTCCAGGGCACGCGATACCGCCTCGAACTTCTGACCTCAGCGGGGCGCAAGATCGTCTGTTCGCTACCGACCACGATCGACCCAGCTTCTCTCAGCGCTGGAGCCGTTGTACGCGTCGCCTGCAGCGATGCATCGCACGTGCACGTCATCAAAGCAGCATCATCAACCGAGAGCGCTGTCCGCGCGGCCTAG
- a CDS encoding ABC transporter permease: MATTIGRSLGWYRWPIAFIAALTSLLLIVPFLILVSTSWTEGSFINFPPEGFSLQWYAEVLTDKGWMGSFVLSLWTASLSTAIATVLGVAGAVGITRVKSRATQRWLRTMFIVPIALPPIAYAVGLYGVNSSLDFLRGTLVSLILGHALIALPYVFVIVSGGVARIDPSLRPAAATLGARWPLILWKVELPSLLPYVLSGMLFAFIVVFDEVVLAVFLLPPGMQTLPLRMLHASQEAFSPELTAASTLVSLLAIVVLAIIPLTNAARARRRRRPRARPNQPHLEGVVE, encoded by the coding sequence GTGGCTACGACTATTGGACGCTCGTTGGGTTGGTATCGCTGGCCTATCGCATTCATCGCGGCGCTCACGAGCCTCCTGCTCATCGTCCCCTTCCTGATTTTGGTATCGACATCGTGGACCGAAGGCAGCTTCATCAACTTCCCGCCGGAGGGGTTCTCGCTGCAGTGGTACGCGGAGGTGCTGACTGATAAAGGCTGGATGGGATCGTTCGTTCTCTCGCTGTGGACAGCTTCGCTTTCGACGGCTATCGCCACTGTTCTGGGAGTTGCCGGGGCTGTAGGCATCACCCGAGTAAAGAGCAGGGCGACTCAGCGGTGGCTTCGCACAATGTTCATTGTTCCGATAGCGCTGCCGCCTATCGCATACGCGGTCGGCCTCTACGGCGTGAATTCGAGCCTTGATTTTCTGCGGGGCACCCTCGTTTCGCTCATACTCGGCCACGCCCTGATCGCACTCCCGTACGTGTTTGTCATCGTTTCCGGTGGTGTTGCCCGCATCGACCCCTCCCTGCGGCCGGCAGCCGCGACACTTGGTGCCCGCTGGCCGCTCATCCTCTGGAAAGTCGAGCTGCCATCCTTGCTGCCCTACGTGTTGTCGGGGATGCTGTTTGCCTTCATCGTCGTGTTCGACGAAGTGGTCCTCGCAGTCTTCCTCCTTCCGCCGGGCATGCAGACCCTCCCTTTGCGGATGCTGCACGCGTCGCAAGAGGCGTTTTCGCCTGAGCTCACCGCTGCATCGACACTCGTGTCATTGCTCGCCATCGTGGTGTTGGCGATCATTCCGCTGACGAACGCGGCGCGGGCGCGCAGGCGACGTCGGCCCCGCGCACGACCCAACCAACCTCACCTCGAAGGAGTCGTCGAATGA
- a CDS encoding ABC transporter permease, whose amino-acid sequence MTTTPVTVAVRTASRSARAAGSATESRWLLWPPLVFFALALGAPLVMLLIQSFETGGSAYMEMFDVAAFPAALVRTVVMAAVVMLLTMVFGAFYALAIMGSPLWLRLTLLAALLLSLWTSVMVRSFGWVLLELPKGALYWFLNLLGLRDEPLDFYQTTIGMYPAMIAVMLPFAVLPMMSALQSIDHEQLNAARVFGAGELLTFRTVTWPQIIPAMISGGVLVFVMSLGFYVTPLLLGGPSNLTVSGVINAQINQANRPDLGAAMSILLVGGTMLVYLIADRLFKVSEKWG is encoded by the coding sequence GTGACTACGACACCCGTGACCGTGGCAGTGCGAACTGCGTCACGGTCAGCGCGCGCGGCCGGCAGCGCTACAGAGTCGAGATGGTTGCTCTGGCCACCGCTCGTCTTTTTTGCGCTCGCCCTAGGAGCGCCACTTGTGATGCTCCTCATCCAGTCCTTCGAAACTGGTGGTAGCGCATATATGGAGATGTTCGATGTCGCGGCGTTCCCCGCGGCACTCGTGCGCACAGTGGTTATGGCCGCAGTTGTCATGCTCCTCACTATGGTGTTCGGAGCCTTTTACGCGCTCGCGATCATGGGTTCGCCCCTATGGCTCCGACTGACGCTGCTTGCCGCTCTCCTGCTTTCGCTCTGGACCTCAGTTATGGTGCGATCATTCGGCTGGGTGCTCTTGGAACTGCCGAAAGGTGCCCTGTACTGGTTCCTGAACCTGCTGGGCTTGCGTGATGAGCCGCTGGACTTCTATCAGACGACGATCGGCATGTATCCGGCGATGATCGCGGTCATGCTCCCGTTTGCGGTGCTTCCCATGATGTCGGCGCTGCAATCGATCGATCATGAGCAACTCAACGCGGCGCGCGTGTTCGGCGCCGGCGAATTGCTTACGTTCCGAACAGTCACTTGGCCGCAAATTATTCCCGCGATGATTAGCGGCGGCGTCTTGGTGTTCGTCATGTCTCTTGGTTTCTACGTCACTCCGTTGCTTCTGGGGGGTCCATCGAACTTGACGGTTTCGGGTGTCATCAACGCGCAAATCAACCAGGCCAACCGACCTGATCTTGGTGCTGCCATGAGCATTTTGCTGGTCGGCGGCACAATGCTCGTCTACCTGATTGCCGATCGACTCTTCAAAGTCAGTGAGAAGTGGGGCTGA
- a CDS encoding extracellular solute-binding protein, giving the protein MPRKSRIRRVAAVGIAATAVLTLVAGCSADAGSTESSASSDLSGNIIWADYGGPTNESRQVAYFDSFYDETGVEVVSTSIEDAIYLGILDGDSPDYDIFQAGASDVLPDTSNVLEIPESAQGDLLPENMQPYYIGGFIFGEAQGWLTDTFPDGGPQDWVDFFDTDKFPGKRAWPGSPGSFDASYEIALLADGVAAEDLYPLDIERATAKLDTIRDDLVFYQSYPEAQQLLTSGSVAIAVTVTGQFQALINAGEDVTVQWNEAFAVPSGFVASNQVENTDEVIALAEWMNDPERQAVFTERTGYGPSNSAVFDYLSEDVQGNIVNSPDHTNLIYWDDEWRGANYEDLVNSYTDWLAG; this is encoded by the coding sequence ATGCCACGAAAATCACGGATTCGCCGCGTCGCAGCGGTTGGAATTGCCGCCACTGCTGTTCTCACGCTCGTTGCGGGATGCTCAGCTGACGCAGGCTCGACGGAGTCGTCGGCTTCATCGGACCTCAGCGGAAACATCATCTGGGCGGACTATGGCGGTCCGACCAACGAGAGTCGCCAGGTCGCATACTTTGACAGCTTCTACGACGAGACCGGCGTTGAGGTTGTGTCGACTTCGATTGAGGATGCGATCTACCTCGGCATCCTCGACGGCGATTCCCCGGACTACGACATTTTCCAGGCCGGTGCATCCGATGTGTTGCCTGACACCTCCAACGTTCTCGAGATCCCGGAGAGCGCCCAGGGAGACCTGTTGCCCGAAAATATGCAGCCGTACTACATCGGTGGGTTCATCTTCGGCGAGGCCCAGGGGTGGTTGACTGACACGTTCCCCGATGGTGGACCGCAGGATTGGGTCGACTTCTTCGACACCGACAAATTCCCCGGAAAGCGCGCGTGGCCAGGATCGCCGGGAAGCTTTGATGCGTCCTACGAGATTGCCCTCCTCGCAGACGGTGTTGCGGCAGAAGACCTCTATCCGCTCGACATCGAGCGCGCGACGGCAAAGCTCGACACGATCCGTGATGACCTCGTTTTCTATCAGTCATACCCTGAGGCTCAGCAGTTGTTGACGAGTGGTAGCGTCGCGATCGCGGTGACGGTTACTGGGCAGTTCCAGGCGCTCATCAACGCTGGCGAGGATGTCACCGTTCAGTGGAATGAGGCGTTCGCCGTGCCGTCGGGCTTTGTGGCATCGAATCAGGTAGAGAACACCGATGAGGTCATCGCGCTCGCAGAGTGGATGAACGACCCCGAGCGCCAGGCCGTCTTCACTGAGCGCACTGGGTATGGTCCATCGAACTCGGCAGTCTTCGACTACCTGTCGGAGGACGTTCAGGGGAACATCGTCAACTCGCCCGACCACACCAACCTGATCTATTGGGACGACGAGTGGCGCGGCGCGAACTACGAAGACCTCGTCAACTCTTACACCGACTGGCTCGCAGGCTAA
- a CDS encoding amidase: protein MTNDEPLHYWSATRLAAGVRTREISAEEVMRAHLARIEQHNEDIRAIVAMIPESEALAAARDADRAVARGDEVGPLHGLPTGVKDLMDAAGLPTTHGSAAHKHAAAATSDAMVVARMRAAGAIVIAKTNTPEAGLGTLTFNPIHGVCVNPYDTSRHAGGSSGGAAAALAAGMLPIADGSDSGGSLRYPAAFCNVVGVRPSPGRVASGRLDNGWTAHGVLGPMARSSEDAALGLAAMAGPDPLAPMSIAEDPRQFLSVAASRPETVTIGWSSDAGGVPISDEIARTHAQARADLEAAGYRIVDLEPDLSGAESAWQTIELFNFFAAYREEAARHPELMRPDLVRNIREGEQITAAQLADALSVRTAIFRRTERLFDDVDLLVFPATPVVAPPAEVEWVDRVGDEVFERYFRWQMLANRITVTAHPVVVTPAGFHAGIPVGMQVVGRHRSEARLLGHTAGIEQALGHITRRPQLA from the coding sequence ATGACAAATGATGAGCCGTTGCACTACTGGTCGGCGACCCGGCTCGCAGCTGGTGTCCGCACGCGCGAAATCTCTGCCGAAGAGGTTATGCGTGCTCACCTGGCGCGAATAGAACAGCACAACGAGGACATTCGCGCGATCGTCGCGATGATCCCAGAATCGGAAGCCCTCGCGGCTGCACGCGATGCTGACCGCGCGGTCGCTCGCGGCGATGAGGTTGGGCCCCTGCACGGGTTACCCACCGGAGTGAAAGACCTCATGGATGCCGCTGGGCTCCCGACGACTCACGGCTCCGCAGCGCACAAGCACGCCGCTGCGGCTACGAGCGATGCAATGGTTGTCGCTCGCATGCGCGCTGCTGGCGCAATCGTCATCGCCAAAACGAATACGCCGGAAGCTGGACTCGGGACGTTGACCTTCAACCCGATTCACGGTGTGTGTGTAAATCCCTACGACACCTCACGCCACGCCGGTGGATCCAGCGGAGGTGCAGCTGCCGCGCTCGCCGCTGGGATGCTTCCGATTGCCGATGGTTCTGACAGCGGCGGCAGCTTGCGCTATCCCGCAGCATTTTGCAATGTCGTCGGAGTACGCCCATCCCCGGGGCGCGTGGCGAGCGGTCGACTAGATAACGGTTGGACCGCGCACGGGGTGCTCGGGCCGATGGCTCGTTCGAGCGAAGATGCGGCTCTCGGTCTCGCGGCGATGGCAGGACCCGACCCGCTGGCACCAATGTCGATCGCAGAGGACCCGAGGCAGTTCCTTTCGGTCGCTGCGTCGCGTCCAGAGACTGTCACTATCGGCTGGAGCAGCGACGCTGGGGGTGTTCCCATCAGCGATGAGATTGCTCGCACTCATGCGCAAGCGCGCGCTGACCTTGAAGCTGCGGGATATCGGATTGTCGACCTCGAACCCGACCTGTCTGGCGCGGAGAGCGCGTGGCAAACGATAGAGCTGTTCAATTTCTTCGCCGCCTATCGCGAAGAAGCGGCGCGGCATCCTGAGTTGATGCGGCCGGATCTGGTTCGCAATATTCGCGAGGGCGAACAGATCACCGCCGCCCAGCTCGCAGACGCGCTCAGTGTGAGAACTGCCATCTTCCGGCGCACCGAGCGCCTCTTCGACGACGTCGACCTACTCGTGTTTCCGGCGACGCCAGTGGTCGCCCCACCCGCCGAGGTCGAGTGGGTAGACCGTGTAGGAGATGAGGTTTTTGAGCGCTACTTCCGGTGGCAGATGCTTGCCAACCGCATAACGGTGACAGCGCATCCGGTCGTGGTTACACCGGCAGGTTTCCACGCAGGCATCCCCGTTGGGATGCAGGTCGTTGGGCGCCATCGTTCCGAAGCTCGCTTGCTGGGCCACACCGCGGGCATAGAGCAGGCGCTGGGGCACATTACCCGTCGCCCACAGCTCGCGTAA
- a CDS encoding phosphotriesterase, translated as MIETVLGPIRPDELGAVSTNEHVLTDSRHLQRAARDGSRLDGPLTIDMLGDLRWNWLGSSDNLTLDDRDLAAAELARAGAVGLTGIVEATSWGMGPRHADLPDVAKSAGIHIISAYGSYIDKTLPEWWRDQTESEMEHAFRVALTQGVPGTNFRAGALGLLGTSATPLEPEQRALRAAARVAVETGCAISIRLDAAARRAGEIIDTLTAEGVAADKVLLCNMDKVLDLSYILSAVDRGAVIEFAFGSESNFADRARDATDVERLDALVAILDRRPDAAVTLSCSVWTKGQLARYGGMGYSHVVQRVAPTLERLGVSRDRVHTMLVDRPALLLDRKDNNDDK; from the coding sequence ATGATTGAGACAGTCCTTGGCCCGATTCGCCCCGACGAACTTGGTGCTGTTTCGACCAATGAGCACGTGCTCACCGACTCCCGCCACCTTCAGCGCGCTGCGCGTGATGGTTCACGCTTGGACGGGCCGCTGACCATCGACATGCTCGGCGATCTGCGCTGGAACTGGCTGGGTTCTTCCGACAACTTGACTCTCGATGATCGGGACCTCGCCGCTGCGGAACTTGCGAGGGCAGGCGCCGTTGGCCTCACGGGAATCGTCGAAGCTACGTCGTGGGGAATGGGCCCGCGCCACGCCGACCTTCCGGACGTTGCGAAAAGTGCCGGCATACACATCATTTCCGCGTACGGGAGCTACATCGACAAGACGCTTCCCGAGTGGTGGAGGGATCAGACCGAGAGCGAGATGGAGCACGCATTCCGCGTTGCTTTGACCCAGGGCGTACCTGGCACAAACTTTCGCGCCGGAGCGCTTGGACTCTTGGGTACTAGCGCGACTCCATTGGAACCCGAGCAACGTGCGCTCCGGGCCGCGGCCCGGGTGGCGGTTGAAACCGGATGTGCCATCAGCATCCGGCTGGACGCGGCTGCCCGGCGTGCGGGCGAGATCATCGACACGCTTACGGCAGAAGGGGTCGCCGCCGACAAAGTGCTGCTGTGCAATATGGATAAGGTTCTTGACCTCTCCTACATTTTGAGCGCTGTCGACCGTGGCGCAGTGATCGAGTTCGCCTTCGGCAGCGAGAGTAACTTTGCCGACCGCGCTCGCGACGCGACCGATGTCGAACGCCTTGACGCGCTCGTGGCGATCTTGGACCGGCGGCCCGATGCTGCTGTCACTCTCTCGTGCTCGGTCTGGACTAAGGGGCAACTCGCACGCTACGGCGGCATGGGTTACTCGCACGTGGTTCAGCGCGTCGCTCCGACTCTCGAACGGCTCGGCGTGTCGCGCGATCGCGTCCACACGATGCTCGTCGATCGACCCGCACTGCTTTTAGATCGAAAGGACAACAACGATGACAAATGA